A single region of the Pseudomonas granadensis genome encodes:
- a CDS encoding heavy metal response regulator transcription factor, translating to MRLLVVEDEAKTANFLAKGLGESGFAVDVALNGLDGRYFIEQQEYDLIILDVMLPGLNGWQLLQLIRQRGATPVLFLTAKDAIEDRVRGLELGADDYLLKPFAFAELLARVRTLLRRGPMREAESYQIADLEIDVLRRRVSRGGQRIALTNKEFALLQLLASRQGEVLSRTLIASQVWNLNFDSDTNMVEVAVRRLRSKVDDPYMPKLIHTVRGVGYQLEAPDDVE from the coding sequence ATGCGTTTGCTGGTTGTAGAAGACGAGGCCAAGACTGCGAATTTCCTCGCCAAGGGCCTGGGCGAGTCGGGTTTTGCCGTGGACGTGGCGCTCAATGGCCTCGATGGCCGCTATTTTATCGAGCAGCAGGAATACGACCTGATCATCCTCGACGTGATGCTGCCCGGTCTCAACGGCTGGCAATTGCTGCAACTGATCCGCCAGCGCGGCGCCACTCCTGTGTTGTTTCTCACGGCCAAGGACGCCATTGAAGATCGCGTGCGCGGTCTCGAACTGGGTGCCGACGATTACCTGCTCAAACCCTTCGCCTTCGCCGAACTGCTCGCGCGGGTGCGTACCTTGCTGCGCCGGGGGCCGATGCGCGAGGCTGAGTCTTACCAGATCGCCGATCTGGAAATCGATGTGCTGCGCCGCCGGGTCAGTCGTGGCGGTCAGCGCATTGCCCTGACCAACAAGGAGTTCGCCCTGCTGCAATTGCTCGCCAGCCGCCAGGGCGAAGTGTTGTCGCGCACGCTGATCGCCTCGCAGGTGTGGAACCTGAATTTCGACAGCGACACCAACATGGTCGAAGTGGCGGTGCGCCGTCTGCGCTCGAAGGTCGATGATCCGTATATGCCTAAACTGATTCACACCGTGCGCGGCGTCGGTTATCAACTGGAAGCGCCGGACGATGTGGAGTAA
- the oscA gene encoding sulfur starvation response protein OscA, giving the protein MSASLRSVDGQDESTILREIQSALRDLRFGAVEITVHNAQVVQIERKEKFRLQQPGKQPG; this is encoded by the coding sequence ATGAGCGCATCCCTTCGCAGCGTTGACGGTCAGGACGAAAGCACGATCTTGCGTGAAATCCAGAGCGCCCTGCGCGATCTGCGTTTCGGCGCGGTGGAAATCACTGTGCACAACGCCCAGGTCGTGCAGATCGAACGCAAAGAGAAATTCCGCTTGCAGCAACCCGGCAAGCAACCGGGCTGA
- the dibA gene encoding phosphodiesterase DibA produces MPATHRDALRAALLYLVLAAIWLQGTDHLLNNFFDDPVDLARWQLINGYLFAAVSAGLIFLARARLYGLLGIGARLRERHADRERLRQAAAVFDCTREGVLVTNHQGLIVHVNRAFMAITGYQREEVIGQQPSLFKSGHHPPGFYQAMFATLQAQGEWSGEIWNRRKSGEIYPQWQTIRVIHDDHGRLSHYVAVFSDISAIKHSEDELKHLAHHDPLTDLPNRLLFSDRTEQALASAQIHKRGCALLMLDLDHFKMINDSLGHNVGDRLLKAVAARLQGLFGPGITLARLGGDEFAVLAESCPQPVQAAALAQRMLDAFKDAFRVDGHELLINASIGISLFPSDALSAEQLLRNADAALFKAKNSGRNGYALYTEELTAHAQQRVELAFELRRALAQQELRVYYQPVHDLHSSRLIGVEALVRWQHPQRGLVSPAEFIPIAERTGLIADIDAWVMQQACRQMCQWQQAGVVLSFVAVNVSSRLFARRELYEQVAQVLHDTGLEPAYLELEVTESAVMDDPEVALEQMHRLRELGIRLAIDDFGTGYSSLLRLKRLPVQKLKIDQGFVAGLPWDEDDVAIVRVIIALARSMGMQVHAEGIEQVEQAAFLLEQECDLGQGYWFGRPVPAQEIEHCSRMGGEGSFSGYINILK; encoded by the coding sequence ACCTGTTCGCCGCGGTGAGTGCCGGGTTGATCTTTCTGGCGCGGGCGCGCCTGTACGGGCTTCTCGGCATCGGCGCACGGTTGCGCGAGCGTCACGCCGATCGCGAGCGTTTGCGTCAGGCGGCAGCGGTGTTCGACTGCACCCGCGAAGGCGTGCTGGTCACCAATCATCAGGGCCTGATCGTCCACGTCAATCGTGCGTTCATGGCTATCACCGGTTATCAGCGCGAAGAAGTCATCGGTCAGCAGCCGAGTCTGTTCAAGTCTGGCCATCATCCGCCGGGTTTCTATCAAGCCATGTTCGCCACGTTGCAGGCGCAGGGTGAATGGAGCGGGGAGATCTGGAACCGGCGCAAGAGCGGCGAAATTTATCCACAGTGGCAAACCATCCGCGTGATTCACGATGATCATGGCCGGCTCAGCCATTACGTCGCGGTGTTTTCCGACATCAGTGCGATCAAGCATTCCGAGGACGAACTCAAACACCTCGCGCACCATGATCCGCTGACCGATCTACCCAATCGCCTGCTGTTCAGCGACCGCACCGAGCAGGCGCTGGCCTCGGCGCAAATCCACAAGCGCGGCTGCGCGCTGCTGATGCTCGATCTCGATCACTTCAAAATGATCAATGACAGCCTTGGCCATAACGTGGGTGATCGCTTGCTCAAGGCCGTGGCGGCGCGTTTGCAGGGGTTGTTCGGTCCCGGCATCACCCTCGCGCGGCTGGGCGGCGACGAGTTCGCCGTGCTCGCCGAAAGTTGTCCACAGCCGGTGCAGGCCGCGGCGCTGGCGCAACGCATGCTCGATGCGTTCAAGGACGCGTTTCGCGTTGATGGCCACGAGTTGTTGATCAACGCCAGCATCGGCATCAGCCTGTTCCCCAGCGATGCCTTGAGCGCCGAGCAACTGCTGCGCAATGCCGATGCCGCTTTGTTCAAGGCCAAAAACAGCGGGCGCAACGGGTACGCCTTGTACACCGAGGAACTCACCGCCCACGCCCAGCAACGCGTGGAACTCGCCTTTGAATTGCGCCGCGCGCTGGCGCAGCAGGAACTGCGGGTTTATTACCAACCGGTGCATGACCTGCACAGCAGTCGGCTGATCGGCGTCGAGGCCTTGGTGCGCTGGCAGCATCCGCAACGCGGTCTGGTCTCGCCGGCGGAGTTCATCCCGATTGCCGAGCGTACCGGGCTGATTGCCGACATCGATGCGTGGGTCATGCAGCAGGCTTGCCGGCAAATGTGCCAATGGCAGCAGGCCGGCGTGGTGCTGTCGTTTGTCGCGGTGAATGTGTCGTCGCGACTGTTCGCCCGGCGCGAACTCTATGAGCAGGTGGCGCAGGTGCTGCACGACACTGGCCTTGAGCCGGCGTATCTGGAGCTGGAAGTGACCGAAAGCGCGGTCATGGACGACCCGGAAGTCGCGCTGGAGCAGATGCATCGTTTGCGTGAGCTGGGTATCCGCCTGGCGATCGATGACTTTGGCACCGGCTATTCATCGCTGTTAAGGCTCAAGCGTCTGCCGGTACAGAAACTCAAGATCGATCAAGGCTTCGTCGCCGGTTTGCCGTGGGATGAGGACGACGTGGCGATTGTCCGGGTGATCATCGCGCTGGCCCGCAGCATGGGCATGCAGGTGCACGCCGAGGGCATCGAGCAGGTTGAGCAGGCGGCGTTTTTGCTGGAGCAGGAATGTGATCTGGGGCAAGGCTACTGGTTTGGCCGGCCGGTGCCGGCGCAGGAGATTGAGCATTGCTCCCGGATGGGTGGCGAGGGAAGTTTTTCTGGTTATATAAACATTCTTAAATAG
- a CDS encoding GlcG/HbpS family heme-binding protein, whose amino-acid sequence MTVKYLVASLMIGLSGAAVASPELPRHADLDLKTARWLADKAMSTCPGTVSVLDRGGNLLVTLRGDGIGPHNTAASQRKAYTALSTKTPTRLFAERARSNPETANLNTLDELLLLGGGIPLFAGSELVGAMGVAGSGGGEQDENCAVTAADKAGLTITPSH is encoded by the coding sequence ATGACCGTCAAATACCTCGTTGCAAGCCTGATGATCGGCCTGAGTGGCGCCGCTGTCGCCAGCCCGGAATTGCCACGCCACGCCGACCTCGATCTGAAAACCGCCCGCTGGCTCGCCGACAAGGCGATGAGCACCTGCCCTGGCACAGTCTCGGTGCTCGACCGTGGCGGCAACCTGCTGGTGACCCTGCGCGGCGATGGTATCGGCCCGCACAACACCGCCGCCAGCCAGCGCAAGGCTTACACCGCGCTGTCGACCAAGACGCCGACGCGACTGTTCGCCGAACGCGCCCGCAGCAACCCGGAAACCGCCAACCTCAACACCCTCGACGAATTGCTGTTACTGGGCGGCGGCATTCCGCTGTTCGCCGGCAGCGAATTGGTCGGCGCCATGGGCGTGGCTGGTTCCGGCGGTGGCGAGCAGGACGAGAACTGCGCCGTCACGGCCGCCGACAAGGCCGGCCTGACCATCACCCCTTCCCACTAA
- a CDS encoding sulfate ABC transporter substrate-binding protein translates to MSSIRRYALAALASAVFAGSAVAKDYELLNVSYDPTRELYQDYNAEFIKFWQKDHAGDTVKIQQSHGGSGKQARAVIDGLRADVVTLALAGDIDEVAKLGKSLPADWQKRLPEASTPYTSTIVFLVRKGNPKGIKDWGDLVKNDVSVITPNPKTSGGARWNFLAAWAYGLKANGGDEAKAKEYVQTLFKHVPILDTGARGSTITFVNNGQGDVLLAWENEAFLALKEDGGADKFDIVVPSLSILAEPPVAVVDKNAEKKGNAQIAEAYLKHLYSPAGQEIAAKNFYRPRDKDIAAKYAQQFPKLELVTIDKDFGGWKSAQPKFFNDGGVFDQIYQAQ, encoded by the coding sequence ATGTCGTCGATTCGCCGTTACGCTTTGGCCGCGCTGGCCAGTGCCGTGTTTGCCGGTTCCGCGGTTGCCAAGGATTACGAACTGCTCAACGTCTCGTATGACCCGACCCGCGAGCTGTATCAGGACTACAACGCCGAATTCATCAAGTTCTGGCAGAAAGACCATGCCGGCGACACCGTGAAAATCCAGCAATCCCATGGCGGCTCGGGCAAACAGGCGCGTGCGGTGATCGACGGTCTGCGCGCCGACGTCGTGACCCTGGCCCTGGCCGGCGACATCGACGAAGTGGCCAAGCTCGGCAAGAGCCTGCCGGCCGACTGGCAGAAGCGTCTGCCGGAAGCGAGCACGCCATACACCTCGACCATCGTCTTCCTGGTGCGCAAGGGCAACCCGAAAGGCATCAAGGACTGGGGCGATCTGGTCAAGAACGACGTCTCGGTGATCACCCCCAACCCGAAAACCTCCGGCGGTGCGCGCTGGAATTTCCTTGCGGCCTGGGCCTACGGTCTGAAAGCCAACGGCGGTGACGAAGCCAAGGCCAAGGAATACGTACAAACCCTGTTCAAGCATGTGCCGATTCTCGACACCGGCGCACGCGGTTCGACCATCACTTTCGTCAACAACGGACAGGGTGACGTGCTGCTGGCCTGGGAAAACGAAGCGTTCCTGGCGCTGAAAGAAGACGGCGGCGCCGACAAGTTCGACATCGTCGTGCCTTCGCTGTCGATCCTCGCCGAGCCGCCAGTGGCCGTGGTCGACAAAAATGCCGAGAAAAAGGGCAACGCGCAGATCGCCGAAGCCTATCTCAAGCACCTGTACAGCCCGGCCGGTCAGGAGATTGCGGCGAAGAATTTCTACCGTCCGCGTGACAAGGACATCGCCGCCAAGTACGCCCAGCAGTTCCCGAAACTGGAACTGGTGACCATCGACAAGGACTTCGGCGGCTGGAAATCCGCGCAGCCGAAATTCTTCAACGATGGCGGCGTATTCGACCAGATTTATCAGGCGCAGTAA
- a CDS encoding Mpo1 family 2-hydroxy fatty acid dioxygenase: MKSLVDHLSQYAAYHRDPRNIASHFIGIPLIVVAVAVLLSRPQWSLGGVWLSPAVLLALASAWFYLRLELKLGVLMTVLMGLSVWAGHALAQQSTMVWLSSGLAMFVIGWVIQFVGHHYEGRKPAFVDDISGLIVGPLFVVAELAFLLGLRHELKAQIEARAGGVRVNPNRAAV; this comes from the coding sequence ATGAAAAGCCTCGTCGACCATCTCAGCCAATACGCCGCCTACCACCGCGACCCGCGCAACATCGCCAGCCACTTTATCGGCATTCCGTTGATTGTCGTCGCGGTAGCGGTGTTGTTGTCGCGCCCGCAATGGTCGCTGGGCGGCGTGTGGCTATCTCCCGCCGTTCTGCTGGCGCTGGCCTCGGCGTGGTTTTACTTGCGACTGGAATTGAAGCTCGGCGTACTGATGACGGTGCTGATGGGGCTGTCGGTCTGGGCCGGACATGCGCTGGCGCAGCAGAGCACCATGGTCTGGCTGAGCAGCGGTCTGGCAATGTTCGTGATCGGTTGGGTGATCCAGTTTGTCGGGCATCACTATGAAGGGCGCAAACCGGCGTTTGTCGACGACATCAGCGGGCTGATTGTCGGGCCGCTGTTTGTGGTCGCCGAGCTGGCGTTTTTGCTCGGGCTGCGGCATGAACTGAAAGCGCAGATCGAGGCGCGGGCGGGAGGGGTGCGGGTCAATCCGAATCGTGCGGCTGTTTAG
- the uraH gene encoding hydroxyisourate hydrolase, with the protein MTTLRMTLAALGLSAVSSLALAAGNPLSVHVLNLENGLPSPGINVSLEKHVGADWQPLAQGTTNEQGRIAELFPAKQPFEPGEYRVVFKTGEYYEKIKHDTFFPEIPVIFEVKQTDQHYHIPLLLSPYGFSTYRGS; encoded by the coding sequence ATGACCACCCTGCGCATGACCCTCGCCGCCCTTGGCCTGAGCGCTGTTTCGAGCCTGGCGCTGGCCGCCGGCAACCCGTTGAGCGTGCACGTGCTCAACCTGGAAAACGGCCTGCCCTCGCCGGGCATCAACGTCTCGCTGGAAAAGCATGTCGGCGCGGACTGGCAACCGCTGGCGCAAGGCACCACCAACGAACAGGGACGAATCGCCGAATTGTTCCCGGCCAAACAGCCCTTTGAACCAGGTGAATACCGCGTGGTGTTCAAGACCGGCGAGTACTACGAGAAGATCAAGCACGACACATTCTTCCCGGAAATTCCGGTGATCTTCGAAGTGAAGCAGACCGACCAGCATTACCACATCCCGCTGCTGCTCAGCCCGTATGGTTTCTCGACCTATCGCGGTTCGTAA
- the cysW gene encoding sulfate ABC transporter permease subunit CysW — translation MSQSSIAAASAANAARRGSATSRRVLIGLGWLIFFLFLLLPLFIVVSQGLKNGLGAFFTAIFEPDALSALKLTVFAVLISVPLNLVFGVSAAWCVSKYSFRGKSMLVTLIDLPFSVSPVIAGLVYVLMFGAQGLFGPWLQDHDIQIVFALPGIVLATIFVTVPFVARELIPLMQEQGTQEEEAARLLGANGWQMFWHVTVPNIKWGLIYGVVLCTARAMGEFGAVSVVSGHIRGVTNTLPLHVEILYNEYNHVAAFAVASLLLILALFILLLKQWSENRINRLRASAAEE, via the coding sequence ATGTCCCAATCGTCTATTGCGGCCGCCTCGGCGGCCAACGCTGCGCGGCGTGGCAGTGCCACCTCGCGCAGAGTCCTGATCGGTCTTGGCTGGCTGATCTTTTTCCTGTTTCTGCTGTTGCCGTTGTTCATCGTGGTATCGCAGGGATTGAAGAACGGCCTCGGCGCGTTCTTCACGGCGATCTTCGAGCCGGATGCGCTGTCGGCGCTGAAGCTCACGGTGTTCGCCGTGCTGATTTCGGTGCCGTTGAATCTGGTGTTCGGCGTCAGCGCCGCGTGGTGTGTGAGCAAATACTCGTTCCGTGGCAAGAGCATGCTGGTGACGCTGATCGATCTGCCGTTTTCCGTGTCGCCAGTGATCGCTGGCCTGGTCTACGTGCTGATGTTCGGCGCGCAGGGCCTGTTCGGGCCGTGGCTGCAGGATCACGATATCCAGATCGTCTTCGCCCTGCCGGGGATTGTGCTGGCGACGATTTTCGTCACCGTGCCGTTCGTGGCGCGTGAGCTGATTCCGCTGATGCAGGAACAAGGCACCCAGGAGGAAGAAGCTGCGCGCCTGCTCGGTGCCAATGGCTGGCAAATGTTCTGGCACGTCACCGTGCCCAACATCAAATGGGGCCTGATCTATGGCGTGGTGCTGTGTACCGCGCGCGCCATGGGTGAGTTCGGTGCGGTGTCGGTGGTGTCCGGGCATATTCGCGGGGTGACCAACACCTTGCCGCTGCACGTCGAGATCCTTTACAACGAATACAACCACGTGGCCGCGTTCGCCGTGGCGAGCCTGTTGCTGATCCTGGCGCTCTTCATCCTGCTGCTCAAGCAGTGGAGCGAAAACCGTATCAACCGCCTGCGCGCCAGCGCCGCGGAGGAATAA
- the cysT gene encoding sulfate ABC transporter permease subunit CysT produces MSRRISPVIPGFGLTLGYTLVYLSLIVLIPLAAMFVHAAQLTWEQFWAIISAPRVLAALKLSFGTALCAAIINGIIGTLLAWVLVRYTFPGRKVIDAMIDLPFALPTAVAGIALTALYAPTGLVGQFATDLGFKIAYTPLGITLALTFVTLPFVVRTVQPVLADIPREVEEAAACLGAKPIQVFRHILVPALLPAWLTGFALAFARGVGEYGSVIFIAGNMPMKTEILPLLIMVKLDQYDYTGATAIGVLMLVVSFVLLLLINLLQRRIETP; encoded by the coding sequence ATGTCGCGTCGTATCTCCCCCGTCATACCCGGCTTCGGGCTGACGCTGGGCTACACCTTGGTGTACCTCAGTCTGATTGTGCTTATCCCGCTGGCGGCGATGTTCGTCCACGCCGCTCAGCTGACCTGGGAGCAGTTCTGGGCAATCATTTCCGCACCGCGGGTGCTGGCGGCGTTGAAGCTGAGCTTCGGCACTGCGCTGTGCGCGGCGATCATCAACGGCATCATCGGCACATTGCTGGCCTGGGTGCTGGTGCGCTACACCTTTCCCGGGCGCAAGGTGATCGATGCGATGATCGATCTGCCGTTCGCGCTGCCCACAGCCGTGGCCGGTATCGCACTGACCGCGCTGTACGCCCCGACCGGCCTGGTCGGGCAGTTCGCCACTGACCTGGGTTTCAAGATCGCCTACACGCCGCTGGGTATCACCCTGGCGCTGACCTTTGTGACTCTGCCGTTCGTGGTGCGCACAGTGCAACCGGTGCTGGCCGACATTCCTCGCGAAGTCGAAGAAGCCGCCGCGTGCCTCGGGGCCAAGCCCATCCAGGTGTTTCGCCATATCCTCGTACCGGCGCTGCTGCCCGCATGGCTGACCGGTTTCGCCCTGGCGTTTGCCCGTGGCGTCGGCGAGTACGGTTCGGTGATCTTCATCGCCGGCAACATGCCGATGAAAACCGAGATCCTGCCGCTGCTGATCATGGTCAAACTCGACCAGTACGATTACACCGGCGCCACAGCCATTGGCGTGTTGATGCTGGTGGTTTCCTTTGTCCTGTTGCTGCTGATCAATTTGCTGCAGCGGCGCATCGAAACCCCATAA
- a CDS encoding heavy metal sensor histidine kinase has product MWSKSIAWRLALAFAIVCALVLSAIGVFLYRSLASELAFRDDMALLGRLEQVRALLADSDSLDALQARPRLYQNMLGNLDSLLLVRRADGSSVIAINPRQRVLPRLEAIARDQMPQRRDVLTWQAADGAEVALLSGQAQGPNGEPLTVIAGKVLSERGQMLSSYRLRLYLSVGLGALLAFALGLLLLRRGLRPLRQLSAAVRGIDLRSLDQRLPAEGTPTELREPVQALNGMLARLDDSVQRLSQFSADLAHEIRTPLHTLLASNGQALNHPRSSAEYQEVLASNMEEFERLKRMAENLMFLARAEQAERALNLQTLDLHSVGDELCDYFEALADDRDLRLDNQLHGELLADQQLLQRALGNLLANAVRQADPGTVISLRRRDEPGRCWLQVHNHGPVIASEHLGKLFDRFYRVDPSRAEPGDSGGLGLAIVQSVMQLHGGQVGVRSDAAGTVFELGFLVRR; this is encoded by the coding sequence ATGTGGAGTAAGTCGATCGCCTGGCGTCTGGCCTTGGCCTTCGCCATTGTCTGTGCGTTGGTGCTGAGCGCGATTGGCGTTTTTCTTTACCGCTCGCTGGCCTCGGAACTGGCCTTCCGTGACGACATGGCCCTGCTGGGTCGCCTGGAACAGGTGCGCGCCTTGCTCGCCGACAGTGACAGCCTTGATGCCCTGCAAGCGCGGCCGCGGCTGTATCAGAACATGCTCGGCAATCTCGACAGCCTGCTGCTGGTGCGCCGCGCGGACGGCTCCAGCGTGATCGCGATCAACCCGCGTCAGCGCGTGTTGCCACGCTTGGAGGCGATTGCCCGCGATCAGATGCCGCAACGTCGCGACGTGCTGACATGGCAGGCAGCCGATGGTGCCGAAGTGGCGCTGTTGTCCGGTCAGGCGCAGGGCCCGAACGGTGAACCACTGACTGTAATCGCCGGCAAGGTGCTGAGCGAGCGTGGACAAATGCTGAGCAGTTATCGCCTGCGCCTGTATCTCTCCGTCGGCCTCGGCGCGTTGCTCGCTTTTGCTCTTGGCCTGTTGCTGTTGCGCCGCGGCCTGCGACCGTTGCGCCAGTTGAGCGCAGCGGTGCGCGGCATCGATCTGCGCAGCCTTGATCAACGCCTGCCCGCCGAGGGCACACCGACAGAACTGCGCGAGCCGGTACAAGCACTCAACGGCATGCTCGCGCGGCTGGACGACAGCGTGCAGCGCCTGTCGCAGTTCTCCGCTGACCTCGCCCATGAAATCCGCACGCCGCTGCACACCTTGCTGGCGAGCAACGGCCAGGCGTTGAATCACCCGCGCAGCTCGGCGGAATATCAGGAAGTACTGGCCTCGAACATGGAAGAGTTCGAACGGCTCAAACGCATGGCCGAGAACCTGATGTTCCTCGCCCGCGCCGAACAGGCCGAGCGCGCGCTCAATTTGCAAACGCTGGATCTGCACAGCGTCGGCGATGAACTGTGTGATTACTTCGAAGCCCTGGCAGACGATCGCGACCTGCGCCTGGACAACCAACTGCACGGCGAACTGCTCGCCGATCAACAGTTGCTGCAACGGGCGCTCGGCAATCTACTGGCCAACGCCGTGCGCCAGGCCGACCCCGGCACCGTTATCAGCCTGCGGCGCCGCGACGAGCCGGGCCGATGCTGGCTGCAAGTGCATAATCACGGCCCCGTTATCGCGTCCGAGCATCTGGGCAAACTGTTCGACCGCTTCTACCGCGTCGATCCCTCACGGGCGGAACCTGGGGATTCGGGTGGGTTGGGGTTGGCGATCGTGCAGTCGGTCATGCAATTGCATGGTGGGCAGGTGGGGGTGAGGAGTGATGCGGCGGGTACTGTGTTTGAGTTGGGGTTTTTGGTGCGGCGTTGA
- a CDS encoding sulfate/molybdate ABC transporter ATP-binding protein, which produces MSIEVRNVSKNFNAFKALDNISLDIQSGELVALLGPSGCGKTTLLRIIAGLETPDQGNIVFHGEDVSGHDVRDRNVGFVFQHYALFRHMTVFDNVAFGLRMKPKSQRPSESQIATKVHELLNMVQLDWLSDRYPEQLSGGQRQRIALARALAVEPKVLLLDEPFGALDAKVRKELRRWLARLHEDINLTSVFVTHDQEEAMEVADRIVVMNKGVIEQIGSPGDVYENPASDFVYHFLGDSNRLLLSDDNHVLFRPHEVSLSRHELDDHHAAEVRDIRPLGATTRVTLKVEGQSDLIEAEVVKDHDSLIGLAKGETLFFKPKVWQKVANL; this is translated from the coding sequence ATGTCGATCGAAGTGCGTAACGTCAGCAAGAATTTCAACGCGTTCAAAGCGCTGGACAACATCAGCCTGGACATCCAGAGCGGTGAGCTGGTCGCGCTGCTGGGTCCGTCGGGCTGTGGCAAAACTACTCTGCTGCGGATTATTGCCGGTCTGGAAACCCCGGATCAGGGCAACATCGTTTTCCACGGTGAAGACGTCTCCGGCCACGATGTGCGTGATCGCAACGTCGGTTTCGTGTTTCAGCACTATGCGTTGTTCCGGCACATGACGGTATTCGACAACGTCGCGTTCGGCCTGCGCATGAAACCGAAAAGCCAGCGCCCGAGCGAAAGCCAGATTGCGACCAAGGTTCATGAACTGCTGAACATGGTGCAGCTGGACTGGCTATCGGATCGTTACCCTGAGCAGTTGTCCGGTGGTCAGCGCCAGCGCATCGCACTCGCCCGTGCCTTGGCGGTGGAGCCGAAAGTGCTGTTGCTCGACGAGCCGTTCGGCGCCCTCGATGCCAAGGTGCGCAAAGAGCTGCGCCGTTGGCTGGCGCGTCTGCACGAGGACATCAACCTGACCTCGGTGTTCGTGACCCACGACCAGGAAGAAGCGATGGAAGTTGCCGACCGTATCGTGGTGATGAACAAGGGCGTAATCGAACAGATCGGTTCACCGGGCGACGTCTACGAAAACCCGGCCAGCGATTTCGTATATCACTTCCTCGGCGATTCTAATCGCTTGCTGCTCAGCGACGACAACCATGTGCTGTTCCGCCCGCACGAAGTGTCGTTGTCCCGACATGAGCTGGATGATCACCATGCCGCTGAAGTTCGCGACATTCGGCCGTTAGGCGCGACCACACGGGTGACGTTGAAGGTTGAGGGGCAGAGCGATCTGATCGAGGCCGAAGTGGTCAAGGATCACGACAGCCTGATCGGCCTGGCAAAGGGCGAAACGCTGTTCTTCAAACCGAAGGTCTGGCAGAAGGTCGCCAATCTCTAA
- a CDS encoding Crp/Fnr family transcriptional regulator, which produces MHIRSRLLTGHWFSHLPASFQDSLLAAGRERRLTAGQRLFQRGDAPCGLYAVLGGAVRIGAVSEQGKEALLSLVEAPHWFGEICLFDGQPRTHDAYAVGACTLLNIPQAALLKLLDEQPVYWRHLALLMSHKLRLAFISLEQLSLLPAPARLAHRLLMIAEGYGELDAPRRVLQLPQEQLAAMLSLSRQTTNQILKELQGQGIIGLAYGEIEILDAARLRALTTL; this is translated from the coding sequence ATGCACATACGTTCACGGCTGCTGACCGGGCACTGGTTCAGTCATCTGCCGGCATCCTTTCAGGATAGTCTGCTGGCGGCGGGCCGCGAGCGGCGGCTGACGGCGGGACAGCGCCTGTTTCAGCGCGGTGATGCGCCGTGCGGCTTGTACGCGGTGCTCGGTGGCGCCGTGCGCATTGGCGCGGTGAGCGAGCAGGGCAAGGAGGCGTTGTTGAGTCTGGTCGAGGCGCCGCACTGGTTTGGCGAAATCTGCCTGTTCGATGGCCAGCCACGCACCCACGATGCCTACGCCGTCGGGGCCTGCACTTTGCTGAATATTCCGCAGGCGGCATTGTTGAAATTGCTCGACGAGCAACCCGTGTATTGGCGGCATCTGGCGCTGCTGATGAGCCACAAGTTACGCCTGGCCTTCATCAGTCTGGAACAGCTCAGCCTGCTGCCGGCCCCGGCGCGGCTGGCCCATCGTTTGCTGATGATTGCCGAGGGTTACGGCGAACTCGACGCACCACGTCGCGTACTGCAACTGCCGCAGGAGCAATTGGCGGCGATGCTGTCGCTGTCGCGGCAGACCACCAACCAGATCCTCAAGGAGCTGCAGGGGCAGGGGATTATTGGCCTGGCATACGGCGAGATCGAAATCCTCGATGCCGCGCGGTTGCGGGCGCTGACCACACTCTAA